Proteins encoded together in one Fimbriiglobus ruber window:
- a CDS encoding tetratricopeptide repeat protein: MAPQRDAERAISDLDRALALDPKLAAAWFYRGTARLHQRDLDRAVADLDRAVELNSTNIQAFTVRGLAWGTKGEWAKAAVSYTDAIKLRPDDAARYHDRAGAWMRLREWGKALDDYDAAVRLEPRLTQAGLDRAWCRASCPDARYRDGAKALAEATRVCEQLEWKNPFALAALAAASAEAGRFEDAVRWQKKALEDPAFVQAMGPQGRQWLASYEQNKPSRLE; this comes from the coding sequence GTGGCTCCGCAAAGGGACGCCGAGCGGGCGATCAGCGACCTCGACCGGGCCCTCGCGCTCGACCCGAAACTCGCCGCCGCGTGGTTCTACCGCGGGACGGCACGCCTCCATCAGCGAGACCTGGACCGGGCAGTGGCCGACCTGGACCGGGCCGTCGAACTCAACTCGACGAATATACAGGCGTTCACGGTGCGGGGGCTGGCGTGGGGCACGAAGGGGGAGTGGGCGAAGGCCGCGGTCAGCTACACCGACGCCATCAAACTTCGACCGGACGACGCGGCCCGCTACCACGACCGGGCCGGTGCATGGATGCGTCTGCGGGAGTGGGGCAAGGCGTTGGACGACTACGACGCGGCCGTCCGACTCGAACCCCGGCTCACGCAAGCCGGGCTCGATCGGGCGTGGTGTCGGGCGAGTTGCCCGGACGCCCGATACCGCGACGGGGCGAAGGCCTTGGCCGAGGCGACCCGCGTGTGCGAACAGCTCGAATGGAAGAACCCGTTCGCGCTGGCGGCTTTGGCCGCCGCGTCTGCCGAGGCGGGCCGATTCGAGGACGCGGTCCGGTGGCAGAAGAAGGCGCTGGAAGACCCGGCGTTCGTCCAGGCGATGGGACCGCAGGGGCGACAGTGGCTGGCGTCCTACGAGCAAAATAAGCCGTCCCGCCTGGAGTAA
- the typA gene encoding translational GTPase TypA, producing the protein MKRTDIRNVAVIAHVDHGKTTLVDQMLRQSGLFRSEELDKLVGGQHGLIMDSNDQERERGITILAKNCGIRIGDVKVNLIDTPGHADFGGEVERILKMADGAFVLVDAAEGPLPQTRFVLRKAFACGLRPIVIINKIDRPDARIDEIHSQMFDLFIELGADEETTNFPVIYASGRAGIATTDMAVPPKDLKPLFDAILEKVPPPDVDQDAPLQMQVMALQYSEFVGKIAIGRVFAGKIRKNQKVTVVRQKDGTTFPDTVVQLQEFERLARKEIEEVRAGDVCAVVGIDDAEIGDTICEFDKPSQLPALSIDEPTLDMVFRVNDSPFAGQHGKPLTSRELRDRLDKELHHNVALRVRPSDRESEFIVSGRGLLHLGVLIETMRREGAELAVGKPRVITKEIDGKTNEPVEYLVVEAPNEHSNSVMRLVLERYGECQKMENHGSSTHMEFYIPARSLIGLRTRMLTATQGTAIMHHNFHEYRPIKAGIPGRAAGVLISSETAKATAYAIESLQERGSLFVAPMEPVYAGQLVGEHCRDNDLTVNVTREKALTNMRSAGADKVSPLKPPVDFSMEMALEYIEDDELVEITPDAIRMRKIYLREADRKKFDRHRN; encoded by the coding sequence ATGAAGCGCACCGACATCCGCAACGTCGCCGTCATTGCCCACGTCGACCACGGCAAAACGACTCTGGTGGACCAGATGCTCCGCCAGTCCGGTCTGTTCCGGTCCGAAGAGTTGGACAAACTCGTCGGCGGGCAGCACGGCCTCATCATGGACTCGAACGACCAGGAACGCGAACGCGGCATTACGATTCTGGCCAAAAATTGTGGCATCCGAATCGGTGACGTGAAAGTCAACCTGATCGACACGCCCGGGCACGCCGACTTCGGCGGGGAAGTCGAACGGATTCTGAAGATGGCGGACGGGGCGTTCGTCCTCGTGGACGCGGCCGAGGGGCCGCTCCCGCAGACCCGTTTCGTCCTCCGCAAGGCGTTCGCCTGCGGGCTCCGGCCGATCGTCATCATCAACAAGATCGACCGCCCGGACGCCCGGATCGACGAGATCCACTCCCAGATGTTCGACCTGTTCATCGAACTCGGGGCGGACGAAGAAACGACGAACTTCCCGGTCATTTACGCGTCCGGCCGGGCCGGGATCGCGACGACCGACATGGCCGTCCCGCCCAAGGACCTCAAGCCGCTGTTCGACGCGATTCTGGAAAAGGTTCCGCCGCCGGACGTCGACCAGGACGCGCCCCTGCAAATGCAGGTGATGGCTCTCCAGTATTCCGAATTCGTCGGCAAGATCGCCATCGGCCGGGTGTTCGCCGGCAAGATCCGGAAGAACCAGAAGGTCACCGTCGTCCGCCAGAAGGACGGCACGACGTTCCCGGACACGGTCGTTCAGCTGCAGGAGTTCGAACGGCTCGCGCGGAAGGAAATCGAAGAGGTTCGCGCCGGCGACGTGTGCGCGGTGGTCGGGATCGACGACGCCGAGATCGGGGACACCATTTGCGAGTTCGACAAGCCGTCCCAGCTCCCGGCGCTGTCGATCGACGAGCCGACCCTGGACATGGTTTTCCGCGTGAACGATTCGCCGTTCGCCGGCCAGCATGGCAAGCCGCTGACGAGCCGCGAACTGCGGGACCGGCTCGATAAGGAGTTGCACCACAACGTCGCCCTCCGCGTCCGCCCCAGCGACCGCGAGAGCGAGTTCATCGTCTCCGGCCGCGGGCTGTTACACCTCGGCGTGCTGATCGAGACGATGCGCCGCGAGGGGGCCGAACTCGCCGTCGGCAAGCCGCGGGTCATCACCAAGGAAATCGACGGTAAGACGAACGAGCCGGTCGAATACCTGGTGGTCGAGGCCCCGAACGAGCACTCGAACTCGGTCATGCGGCTGGTGCTGGAGCGGTACGGCGAGTGCCAAAAGATGGAGAACCACGGCAGCAGCACACACATGGAGTTTTACATCCCGGCCCGCAGTCTGATCGGCCTGCGGACCCGGATGCTGACCGCCACCCAGGGCACGGCGATCATGCACCATAACTTCCACGAATACCGTCCGATCAAGGCCGGCATCCCCGGCCGGGCGGCCGGGGTATTGATCTCCAGCGAGACGGCGAAGGCAACGGCTTACGCGATCGAGAGCTTGCAAGAACGCGGGTCGCTGTTCGTCGCCCCGATGGAGCCGGTGTACGCGGGGCAGTTGGTCGGCGAACACTGCCGGGACAACGACCTGACGGTGAACGTGACGCGTGAGAAGGCGCTGACGAACATGCGGAGCGCCGGGGCCGACAAGGTTTCCCCACTCAAGCCGCCGGTCGACTTCTCGATGGAAATGGCTCTCGAATACATCGAGGACGACGAACTCGTCGAAATCACGCCCGACGCGATCCGGATGCGGAAGATCTACCTGAGGGAAGCCGACCGCAAGAAGTTCGACCGGCACCGCAACTGA
- a CDS encoding SixA phosphatase family protein, translating into MRIILVRHAEAVNLWDDGVETDFNRHLTPKGQEQAARLAAALGARNVAPGAILTSPFVRAVQTAEPLMRLLPGEQAAPPTSDLLAAGELRKKKLTRAVNGLGHEVVILVGHMPDMAVYTAWLIGSTASGIAFDKGAAALISFEGGASKGDGVLEWLITPEWCSSIS; encoded by the coding sequence GTGCGAATCATCCTGGTCCGACATGCCGAAGCGGTGAACCTCTGGGACGACGGGGTGGAGACGGATTTCAACCGCCACCTGACGCCGAAGGGCCAGGAGCAGGCAGCCAGGTTGGCCGCCGCTTTGGGAGCGCGCAACGTCGCCCCGGGAGCCATTTTGACGAGCCCGTTCGTCCGCGCCGTGCAAACGGCCGAGCCGCTCATGCGCCTGCTCCCGGGCGAACAGGCCGCCCCGCCGACGAGCGACTTGCTAGCCGCGGGCGAGCTGCGAAAGAAGAAGTTAACCCGCGCGGTGAACGGACTCGGGCACGAAGTCGTTATTTTGGTCGGACACATGCCGGACATGGCGGTCTATACCGCGTGGCTGATCGGCTCGACCGCCTCGGGTATCGCGTTCGACAAGGGTGCCGCCGCGCTCATCAGCTTTGAAGGCGGGGCGAGCAAGGGCGACGGCGTTTTGGAATGGTTGATCACGCCCGAATGGTGTTCCTCAATCAGTTAA
- a CDS encoding ATP-dependent RecD-like DNA helicase: MPDKLTGAIERITFHNLDNGYCVLRVLARGHRDLVTVVGHLSQVIAGEFIEAVGEWTTDRNFGQQFKADELRTTPPHSAAGIAKYLGSGLVKGIGPKYAQKIVDAFGEKTLDVIDQSPTFLSQVKGIGPKRIERIRQGWQEQRAVRSIMVFLHTCGVGTARAVRIYKTYGENAIELVRSNPYRLSEDIWGVGFRTADDIARQLGIPPDSPLRARAAVRHILKEASSNGHVGLPEPLVLNQTCQLTHIDPKGVQDAIEQLRIEDEIVRDTPFQAAGVHKRPELTGDPVFDEFESLLYLKSLFMAELGVARMVKALQQGDHPLPALDVDAALAWIERKMGISFADAQREAVRAAVTRKMLVLTGGPGTGKTTIVRAILEIFLAKHQRVALCAPTGRAAKRLTESTGREAKTIHRLLEFDVGIGGFRRNKENPLDLDLLVVDETSMADVVLMNQLLRAIPPWACVVLVGDIDQLPSVGPGSVLADLIGSGTVAVVRLSQVHRQANASWIVRAAHAINHGEEPESAPPGGEGDFYFIEANDENVVVEKIITMVKDRIPARFGFDSFKDIQVLAPMNKAVVGVQNLNKQLQDALNPGGAGAKEVQRFGTTFRVGDKVIQTQNNYTREVFNGDIGRITRIETVDQIVEVTFDGREVEYEFGDLDELQLAYACSIHKSQGSEYPAVVIPIHTQHFIMLQRNLIYTGITRGKKLVALVGSRKALGIAVRKADTARRFSLLKWRLQASEES; this comes from the coding sequence ATGCCCGATAAGTTGACCGGCGCGATCGAACGGATCACGTTTCACAACCTCGATAACGGCTACTGCGTCCTCCGCGTCCTGGCCCGCGGGCACCGGGATCTCGTCACCGTCGTCGGGCACCTGTCGCAAGTCATCGCGGGGGAATTCATCGAGGCGGTCGGCGAGTGGACGACCGACCGGAACTTTGGCCAACAGTTCAAGGCGGACGAACTTCGCACCACGCCGCCTCACAGCGCCGCCGGCATTGCCAAATACCTCGGGTCCGGGTTGGTGAAAGGCATCGGCCCGAAGTACGCCCAGAAGATCGTCGACGCCTTCGGCGAAAAGACGCTGGACGTGATCGATCAGTCGCCCACGTTTCTGAGTCAGGTCAAAGGGATTGGTCCCAAGCGAATCGAGCGCATCCGCCAGGGGTGGCAGGAACAGCGGGCGGTCCGGTCGATCATGGTCTTTCTGCATACCTGCGGCGTCGGTACTGCCCGGGCGGTGCGGATCTACAAGACTTACGGCGAAAACGCGATCGAACTCGTGCGGTCGAACCCGTATCGGCTGAGCGAGGATATCTGGGGCGTCGGTTTCCGCACGGCCGACGACATCGCCCGGCAACTCGGCATCCCGCCCGATTCCCCCCTCCGGGCTCGCGCGGCCGTCCGCCATATTCTCAAGGAAGCCAGCAGCAACGGGCACGTCGGGTTGCCGGAACCGCTCGTACTGAACCAGACCTGTCAATTGACCCACATCGACCCGAAGGGCGTTCAGGACGCCATCGAGCAGTTGCGTATCGAAGACGAAATCGTTCGCGACACGCCGTTCCAGGCGGCCGGCGTTCACAAACGGCCGGAACTGACGGGCGACCCGGTCTTCGACGAGTTCGAATCCTTGCTCTACCTCAAATCGTTATTCATGGCCGAACTCGGCGTCGCGCGCATGGTGAAAGCGCTTCAGCAAGGCGACCACCCGCTGCCGGCTCTGGACGTGGACGCGGCTTTGGCCTGGATCGAACGAAAAATGGGGATCAGCTTCGCGGATGCCCAGCGGGAGGCGGTGCGGGCGGCCGTCACGCGGAAAATGCTCGTCCTCACCGGCGGACCGGGTACGGGCAAGACCACCATCGTTCGGGCGATCCTCGAAATCTTCCTCGCCAAACACCAGCGGGTTGCCCTGTGCGCGCCCACAGGCCGCGCAGCCAAGCGGCTCACCGAATCGACCGGCCGAGAAGCGAAGACGATCCACCGGCTACTCGAATTCGACGTCGGCATCGGCGGCTTTCGCAGGAACAAGGAGAACCCGCTCGATCTCGACCTCCTCGTCGTGGACGAGACCTCGATGGCGGATGTGGTGCTGATGAACCAACTCCTCCGCGCGATCCCGCCGTGGGCGTGCGTGGTCCTCGTCGGCGACATCGACCAGCTCCCGTCGGTCGGCCCCGGCAGCGTCCTCGCGGACCTGATCGGGTCGGGTACGGTGGCCGTCGTCCGGCTCTCGCAGGTCCACCGCCAGGCGAACGCGAGCTGGATCGTCCGGGCCGCCCACGCGATCAACCACGGGGAAGAGCCCGAGTCCGCTCCGCCTGGCGGCGAAGGCGATTTCTATTTCATTGAAGCGAACGACGAGAACGTGGTCGTCGAAAAGATCATCACGATGGTCAAAGACCGTATCCCGGCCCGGTTCGGGTTCGACTCGTTCAAGGACATCCAGGTTCTCGCACCGATGAACAAGGCGGTGGTCGGCGTCCAGAACTTGAACAAGCAACTACAAGACGCCCTCAATCCCGGCGGCGCGGGGGCGAAAGAAGTCCAGCGGTTCGGGACGACGTTCCGCGTCGGCGACAAGGTGATCCAAACGCAGAACAATTACACGCGCGAAGTGTTCAACGGCGACATCGGCCGAATCACGCGGATCGAGACCGTTGACCAGATCGTGGAAGTGACGTTCGACGGCCGCGAAGTGGAATACGAATTCGGCGACCTGGACGAACTGCAGCTCGCCTACGCCTGCTCAATTCACAAATCTCAAGGATCGGAATATCCGGCGGTGGTCATCCCGATCCACACGCAGCACTTCATCATGCTGCAACGCAACCTGATCTACACCGGCATCACCCGCGGCAAGAAACTCGTCGCGCTGGTCGGCAGCCGGAAGGCGCTCGGCATCGCCGTCCGTAAAGCAGACACGGCGCGGCGGTTTTCGCTGCTGAAATGGCGATTGCAAGCCTCGGAAGAAAGTTAG
- the phnX gene encoding phosphonoacetaldehyde hydrolase, whose translation MSDPLEVRMVVFDWAGTTVDFGSVAPAGAFVEAFARKGVTVTSDEARAPMGVHKKAHIEAMLKSESVGAKWREAAGRDWTRDDIDALYQLVTPMQVEAARKHGRLVPGVRECVAALRARGIKVAATTGYFAAAAAAVYEVAAAQGYVPDFTICADEVPAGRPAPWMIFRAMERLCVYPPAAVVKVGDTIVDIEDGRNAGVWSVGVIDSSNEMGLSEEEFNALSAEERDSRRAAVHERYEAARANDIINNLNELLPLIDDINERLRACSRP comes from the coding sequence TTGTCCGATCCGCTTGAAGTCCGCATGGTCGTGTTCGATTGGGCCGGAACGACGGTCGATTTCGGGTCCGTCGCGCCGGCCGGGGCGTTCGTGGAGGCGTTCGCGCGGAAAGGCGTGACCGTCACGTCCGACGAAGCCCGGGCGCCGATGGGCGTTCACAAGAAGGCCCACATTGAGGCCATGTTGAAGTCGGAATCGGTGGGCGCGAAGTGGCGCGAGGCGGCCGGCCGGGACTGGACGCGGGACGACATCGACGCCCTGTACCAGCTCGTCACGCCGATGCAGGTCGAAGCCGCCCGGAAGCACGGCCGGCTCGTCCCCGGTGTCCGCGAGTGCGTCGCCGCGCTCCGGGCGCGGGGCATCAAGGTCGCCGCAACGACGGGCTATTTCGCGGCCGCCGCGGCAGCGGTCTACGAGGTCGCGGCCGCCCAGGGCTACGTCCCCGATTTCACGATCTGCGCGGACGAGGTGCCGGCCGGCCGACCGGCGCCCTGGATGATTTTCCGCGCGATGGAACGGCTCTGCGTCTACCCGCCGGCCGCCGTTGTGAAAGTCGGCGACACGATCGTCGACATCGAAGACGGGCGGAACGCGGGTGTGTGGAGTGTCGGGGTGATCGACAGTAGCAACGAGATGGGCTTGTCGGAAGAGGAGTTCAACGCGCTTTCGGCCGAGGAGCGGGATAGCCGCCGGGCCGCCGTCCACGAACGGTACGAGGCAGCTCGGGCGAACGACATCATCAACAATTTGAACGAACTGCTGCCGCTCATCGACGACATCAACGAACGATTGCGGGCGTGCTCCCGGCCGTAA
- a CDS encoding phosphonate degradation HD-domain oxygenase, which yields MNTPETATPFLDRIDALFADRGAAQYGGEAVSQLEHALQAALLAEQSGAGPELVTAALLHDVGHLLHAKGEDCVDRGIDDEHENLGYRFLTRMFGPAVSEPVRLHVPAKRFLCTSEPSYQATLSPASVLSLSLQGGPMTADEVAEFRRHPQAEAAVALRRWDDEAKVPGLPTPPFAHFRPLVEAALVRSA from the coding sequence ATGAACACCCCCGAAACCGCGACCCCATTTCTGGACCGGATCGACGCGCTGTTCGCCGACCGCGGGGCCGCACAGTACGGTGGCGAGGCGGTTTCGCAACTGGAACACGCACTGCAGGCCGCGCTGTTGGCGGAACAGTCGGGGGCCGGGCCGGAACTTGTGACGGCAGCCCTCCTGCACGACGTCGGCCATTTGCTACACGCAAAGGGCGAGGATTGTGTCGATCGGGGAATTGACGACGAACACGAAAACCTCGGGTATCGCTTCCTGACCCGAATGTTCGGGCCGGCCGTGTCCGAGCCGGTTCGGTTGCACGTCCCGGCCAAGCGGTTCTTGTGTACCTCCGAACCCTCGTACCAGGCCACGCTGTCGCCCGCGTCCGTGCTTAGCCTGTCGCTGCAAGGTGGACCGATGACCGCCGACGAGGTGGCCGAGTTCCGCCGCCACCCGCAGGCGGAGGCGGCCGTGGCCCTCCGCCGGTGGGACGACGAGGCGAAAGTCCCCGGCTTGCCGACCCCGCCGTTCGCCCACTTCCGTCCGTTAGTGGAGGCTGCTCTTGTCCGATCCGCTTGA
- a CDS encoding GntR family transcriptional regulator, producing the protein MAALPQATPLPKYASVAQEIQGEIARGKWEGGRMPSVRGIAKEHAVSVVTASRALQVLRDKGLIQTIERSGCYLVPPPGAELWAVCARVTPGAWQGATAGVVRAGFEALAGRHPMGLDFTGLDVRAGLTPGDAAAMVAATGVHGVVLLPNRVSDEETRAEVALLAGCRDAQVPVVLIERNLRGHQDLAADLVALDDANGATACTRHLFDIGRRRVGVVVASPVSSHDQRVAGYLFAVHEAKARWPDCRDVVIRERGNVESEESIATVADDVEKAGLDGVVCYSDYTALGLIVELLRRGRRVPADIAVTGFDNLPLGDAFPPGVTTYDYPGEALADQAVGLLRERIKAPNRPPVRVDVPARLIVRGSTSECHAPGHC; encoded by the coding sequence ATGGCCGCCCTCCCCCAAGCGACTCCGCTCCCCAAGTACGCCTCGGTCGCGCAAGAAATCCAGGGCGAAATCGCCCGCGGAAAATGGGAAGGCGGGCGGATGCCGAGCGTCCGCGGCATCGCCAAGGAACACGCGGTCTCCGTCGTCACCGCGTCCCGCGCCCTTCAGGTGTTGCGGGACAAGGGCCTGATCCAAACCATCGAGCGGTCCGGGTGCTACCTCGTCCCACCGCCCGGGGCCGAGCTGTGGGCCGTGTGCGCGCGGGTCACCCCCGGGGCGTGGCAGGGCGCGACTGCGGGCGTGGTCCGGGCCGGGTTCGAGGCGCTCGCCGGCCGCCACCCGATGGGTCTCGACTTCACCGGGCTCGATGTCCGCGCCGGGCTCACCCCGGGGGACGCCGCGGCGATGGTCGCTGCTACGGGCGTCCACGGCGTCGTCCTCCTGCCGAACCGGGTGAGCGACGAGGAAACGCGGGCCGAGGTCGCGCTCCTGGCCGGATGCCGGGACGCCCAGGTACCCGTCGTGTTGATCGAACGCAACCTCCGCGGGCACCAGGACCTGGCGGCCGATCTCGTGGCGCTCGACGACGCGAACGGGGCGACTGCGTGTACCCGCCACCTGTTCGACATCGGCCGGCGGCGGGTCGGGGTCGTGGTTGCGTCGCCGGTGAGCAGCCACGACCAGCGGGTGGCCGGGTACCTGTTCGCGGTCCACGAAGCGAAGGCGCGGTGGCCCGACTGCCGGGACGTCGTGATCCGCGAACGCGGCAATGTTGAAAGTGAAGAAAGCATTGCCACCGTCGCGGACGACGTTGAGAAGGCCGGGTTGGATGGCGTCGTTTGCTATTCGGACTACACCGCGCTCGGGTTGATCGTAGAATTGCTCCGCCGCGGCCGCCGCGTGCCGGCCGACATCGCGGTTACGGGGTTCGACAACCTGCCGCTCGGCGACGCGTTCCCGCCTGGGGTGACGACTTACGACTACCCGGGCGAAGCGCTCGCGGACCAGGCCGTGGGCCTGCTGCGGGAGCGGATCAAAGCCCCGAACCGCCCGCCGGTGCGCGTGGACGTGCCGGCCAGATTGATCGTCCGCGGTAGTACATCCGAGTGCCACGCCCCCGGCCACTGTTGA
- a CDS encoding O-methyltransferase, with the protein MLSTLQSEPVRLLLDRLFRAADENDPGVFARVSNNFDRLKGTGVDSQVADVLKDAYMPVSPDAGRFLYQLARARPDQLVVEFGMSFGLSTIHLAAGVRDAGRGRVVTTEMEPAKVRQATEHLREAGLLDRVEILAGDARETLAGLTGEIDLVLLDGWKDLYLPVLKLLEPRLRTGAFVVADDLDVMPVALRPYLEYVRDPANGYVSVEIPLGDRLEFSQWIK; encoded by the coding sequence ATGCTTTCGACCCTCCAGAGCGAACCCGTCCGCCTGCTGCTCGACCGCCTGTTCCGAGCAGCCGACGAGAACGATCCGGGTGTGTTTGCCCGGGTGAGCAACAACTTCGACCGGCTGAAAGGCACCGGCGTCGACAGCCAGGTCGCGGACGTACTCAAGGACGCCTACATGCCGGTCTCGCCGGACGCGGGCCGGTTTCTCTACCAACTGGCCCGGGCCCGACCGGACCAACTCGTCGTGGAGTTCGGGATGTCGTTCGGGCTCTCGACGATTCACCTCGCCGCGGGCGTCCGGGACGCCGGGCGCGGGCGGGTCGTCACCACCGAGATGGAGCCCGCGAAGGTTCGGCAGGCGACCGAACACTTGCGCGAAGCGGGGCTGTTGGACCGCGTGGAGATTCTGGCCGGGGACGCCCGCGAGACCCTGGCGGGGCTCACGGGCGAGATCGACCTCGTCCTGCTCGACGGGTGGAAAGACCTTTACCTGCCCGTGTTGAAGTTGCTGGAGCCACGGTTGCGGACAGGGGCGTTCGTGGTGGCGGACGATCTCGATGTCATGCCGGTCGCGCTGCGGCCGTACCTCGAATACGTCCGCGACCCCGCCAACGGCTACGTCTCGGTCGAAATCCCGCTGGGGGACCGGCTCGAATTCTCGCAGTGGATCAAGTGA
- a CDS encoding LysR family transcriptional regulator translates to MRQTQSADLGLLVALDALLAEGSVAGAARRLNLSAPAVSRALSRLRAAVGDPLLVRAGNRLVPTARAVSLRAPARALVQDALSLLKPEGDVGPEQLARTFTIRTSEGFVGRFGAALAGRIQAEMPTAVLRFVPEGDEDVEALRTGAVDLDIGVIGATGPEVVMLSLFEDEFVGVVRTDHPLTRGRITPTRFAEQAHISISRRGKARGPIDTALGQLGLTRKTTLVVPTPHAALTIVSQTDLVTALPRRLAEGVGARELHLFALPVKTPPVEISAAWHPRVGNDAAHKWLRELVRSACGKPRGSAGR, encoded by the coding sequence TTGCGTCAAACGCAATCCGCCGACCTCGGCCTCCTGGTCGCCCTGGACGCTCTTCTGGCCGAAGGGAGTGTGGCCGGGGCCGCCCGGCGCCTTAACCTCAGCGCGCCGGCCGTCAGCCGCGCGCTGTCCCGCCTGCGGGCTGCCGTTGGCGATCCCCTGCTCGTTCGGGCCGGCAACCGGCTCGTCCCGACGGCCCGGGCCGTCTCGCTCCGGGCGCCCGCCCGCGCGCTCGTTCAGGATGCCTTGTCGCTGTTAAAGCCCGAGGGGGATGTCGGACCGGAGCAGTTGGCCCGGACGTTCACGATCCGAACAAGTGAGGGGTTCGTCGGCCGGTTCGGGGCAGCACTCGCGGGGCGGATTCAGGCGGAGATGCCCACCGCCGTCCTGCGGTTCGTACCGGAGGGCGACGAGGATGTCGAAGCCCTGCGCACGGGTGCGGTCGACCTGGACATTGGGGTGATCGGCGCGACCGGACCCGAAGTGGTGATGCTGTCACTGTTCGAAGACGAGTTCGTGGGCGTCGTCCGGACCGACCACCCGCTGACGCGGGGACGAATCACTCCCACGCGGTTCGCCGAGCAGGCCCACATTTCCATTTCCCGCCGCGGCAAGGCCCGCGGACCGATCGACACCGCCCTCGGCCAACTCGGGCTGACGCGCAAGACGACCCTGGTCGTCCCCACGCCACACGCGGCCCTGACGATCGTGTCGCAGACGGATCTGGTCACGGCCCTGCCGCGCCGGCTCGCGGAAGGTGTGGGCGCCCGCGAACTGCACTTGTTTGCACTGCCGGTGAAAACGCCGCCCGTCGAAATCTCGGCCGCGTGGCACCCCCGCGTCGGCAACGACGCGGCGCACAAGTGGCTGCGCGAACTCGTTCGGTCGGCGTGTGGGAAGCCACGAGGTTCCGCGGGCAGATGA